A single genomic interval of Eleutherodactylus coqui strain aEleCoq1 chromosome 3, aEleCoq1.hap1, whole genome shotgun sequence harbors:
- the LOC136620155 gene encoding axoneme-associated protein mst101(2)-like gives MCYTKLVKLEKTKRSSKEKEPQQRARAAAKSKSRSKEQEPQQRARGAAKSKRRSKGQEAQQRARGAAKSKRRSKEQEAQQSARAAAKSKSSSKEQEPQQTPKSRNQEPQQRQRAAAKTKNLGKVKQPKPNQRAAAKTKEPKPSQRAAANTKEPQQTPKSRSKHQRAKAKSRIKERIKKIKSSGRRPREVTAKAERSRSKDQEKSQQRPREVAAKTERSRSKDREKAQQRLREGAAKTERRRSKDREKAQQRPREGAAKTERRRSKDREKAQQRQRSAAETKSRSRDKESQQRQRAAAETKSRSKDQEPQQRPRAAAKTKSRSKDKEPKQRPRAKAKTVSQAGEDQEKQQRERAAAKSKSRSKEQEPQQRARAAAKSKRRSKEQEAQQRARGAAKSKRRSKEQEAQQRARGAAKCKSRSKEQEQQQRLVKLEKTKRSRSKDREKSQQRPREVAAKTERRRSKDLEKAQQRPREGAAKTERRRSKDREKAQQRPREGAAKTERRRSKDREKAQQRPREGAAKTERRRSKDREKAQQRQRGAAKTKRCGKDKEARQRPRGAAKSNSQT, from the exons ATGTGCTATACTAAG ttagtcaagctggagaagaccaagagAAGCAGCAAAgagaaagagccgcagcaaagagcaagagccgcagcaaagagcaagagccgcagcaaagagcaagagccgcagcaaagagcaagagGCGCAGCAAAGAGCAAGAGGCGCAGCAAAGGGCAAGAGGCGCAGCAAAGAGCAAGAGGCGCAGCAAAGAGCAAGAGGCGCAGCAAAGAGCAAGAGGCGCAGCAAAgtgcaagagccgcagcaaagagcaagagcagcagcaaagagcaagagccgcagcaaacaccaaagagccgca accaagagccgcagcaaagacaaagagccgcagcaaagaccaagaacCTCGGCAAAGTCAAACAGCCAAAGCCAaatcaaagagccgcagcaaagaccaaagagccaaaGCCAagtcaaagagccgcagcaaacaccaaagagccgcagcaaacaccaaagagccgcagcaaacaccaaagagccaaagcaaagtcaCGTATAAAAGAGAGGATAAagaaaattaag tcaagcGGGAGAAGACCAAGAGAAGTCACAGCAAAGGCCGAGAGAagtcgcagcaaagaccaagagaaGTCGCAGCAAAGACCGAGAGAAGTCGCAGCAAAGACCGAGAGAAGTCGTAGCAAAGACCGAGAGAAGGCGCAGCAAAGACTGAGAGAAGGCGCAGCAAAGACCGAGAGAAGGCGCAGCAAAGACCGAGAGAAGGCGCAGCAAAGACCGAGAGAAGGCGCAGCAAAGACCGAGAGAAGGCGCAGCAAAGACCGAGAGAAGGCGCAGCAAAGACAAAGATCCGCAGCAGagacaaagagccgcagcagagacaaAGAGTCGCAGCAGagacaaagagccgcagcagagacaaagagccgcagcaaagaccaagagccacagcaaagaccaagagccgcagcaaagacaaagagccgcagcaaagacaaagagccaaagcaaagaccaagagccaaagcaaagacag ttagtcaagctggagaagaccaagagAAGCAGCAAAgagaaagagccgcagcaaagagcaagagccgcagcaaagagcaagagccgcagcaaagagcaagagccgcagcaaagagcaagagGCGCAGCAAAGAGCAAGAGGCGCAGCAAAGGGCAAGAGGCGCAGCAAAGAGCAAGAGGCGCAGCAAAGAGCAAGAGGCGCAGCAAAGAGCAAGAGGCGCAGCAAAgtgcaagagccgcagcaaagagcaagagcagcagcaaaga ttagtcaagctggagaagaccaagagAAGTCGCAGCAAAGACCGAGAGAAGTCGCAGCAAAGACCGAGAGAAGTCGCAGCAAAGACCGAGAGAAGGCGCAGCAAAGACCTAGAGAAGGCGCAGCAAAGACCTAGAGAAGGCGCAGCAAAGACCGAGAGAAGGCGCAGCAAAGACCGAGAGAAGGCGCAGCAAAGACCGAGAGAAGGCGCAGCAAAGACCGAGAGAAGGCGCAGCAAAGACCGAGAGAAGGCGCAGCAAAGACCGAGAGAAGGCGCAGCAAAGACCGAGAGAAGGCGCAGCAAAGACCGAGAGAAGGCGCAGCAAAGACAAAGAGGCGCAGCAAAGACAAAGAGGTGCGGCAAAGACAAAGAGGCGCGGCAAAGACCAAGAGGCGCGGCAAAGTCAAACAGCCAAACCTAa